One Fontisphaera persica DNA window includes the following coding sequences:
- a CDS encoding SDR family oxidoreductase, with protein MRALIIGCGYVGTALAEQLLQRGVEVHAVRRQAVELAPPSLAAARWWTVDITQRDAVRQLQGKWDAVINCVSSSRGGVEVYRQVFLEAAGHLREIFTVAPPVLYVHLSSTSVYGQTDGQWVTEDSPTEPANETARILVATEHQWREAAAGGMPVAILRLAGIYGPGRCYWLNQFLAGQARLDESSGRFLNMIHREDVVQAILAVLDHAGRAAGRVYNVADDGPVTARELFGWLAQQLGRPLPPEMSGEVAVPRKRALTNKRVSNARLKAELGWRPRYPTYREGFLPEIQRLQREGGWES; from the coding sequence ATGCGGGCCTTAATCATCGGCTGTGGTTATGTGGGCACGGCGCTGGCGGAGCAGCTTCTTCAGCGCGGGGTGGAGGTGCATGCCGTGCGCCGGCAGGCGGTGGAGCTGGCGCCGCCTTCCCTGGCCGCCGCGCGCTGGTGGACCGTGGACATCACGCAGCGCGACGCCGTGCGGCAGTTGCAGGGGAAATGGGATGCGGTCATCAACTGTGTGTCTTCGAGCCGCGGGGGGGTGGAAGTGTACCGGCAGGTGTTTCTGGAGGCGGCAGGGCATTTGCGCGAGATTTTTACAGTGGCGCCCCCGGTGCTGTATGTGCATCTGAGCAGCACCAGCGTTTATGGGCAGACCGATGGACAATGGGTAACGGAGGACAGCCCCACGGAGCCGGCGAATGAGACAGCGCGGATTTTGGTGGCCACGGAGCATCAATGGCGGGAGGCCGCCGCCGGGGGAATGCCGGTGGCCATTTTGCGGCTGGCGGGCATTTACGGGCCGGGCCGTTGTTACTGGCTGAATCAGTTTCTGGCGGGCCAGGCGAGGCTGGACGAGAGCAGCGGGCGCTTTCTGAACATGATTCATCGGGAGGATGTGGTGCAGGCCATTTTGGCGGTGCTGGACCATGCGGGCCGGGCGGCGGGGCGGGTGTATAATGTGGCGGACGATGGGCCGGTAACGGCCCGGGAATTGTTCGGCTGGCTGGCGCAGCAACTCGGCAGGCCGCTGCCGCCCGAGATGAGCGGCGAAGTCGCAGTGCCCCGCAAGCGGGCGTTGACGAATAAACGGGTGAGCAACGCGCGGTTGAAGGCGGAGCTGGGCTGGCGGCCGCGTTATCCGACGTATCGGGAGGGTTTTTTGCCGGAAATCCAGCGTTTGCAGCGGGAAGGGGGCTGGGAAAGTTAA
- a CDS encoding zinc-dependent alcohol dehydrogenase, which yields MKALAMTALRQLELIELPMPTLRSPHEVLLQVRCVGICGSDMHYYETGRIASRRVQFPFVLGHECSGVVMATGAAVQRVKLGDEVAVDPAMSCGQCDQCRAGRPHTCRQLRFLGCPGEAPGCLSEFIVMPESSLYRTYRRLNLTQAALCEPLSIAVYAVRLARLQPGMTAGILGAGPIGLCVMLAARHAGAAGIWMTDRLDYRVAFAHQHGATWAGNPDREDVVSHILHSQPAGLDVVFECAGQQAALDQAVELLKPGGTLAIVGIPREDRVSFHIDSLRRKEITLVNVRRQNQCVQAALDLVAAGAVNPDFLVTHTFGPEKGAAAFAMVADYRDGVIKAMIEF from the coding sequence ATGAAAGCCCTCGCCATGACGGCCTTGCGCCAGTTGGAATTAATCGAGCTGCCCATGCCCACGCTGCGCTCGCCCCATGAAGTCCTCCTACAGGTGCGCTGCGTGGGCATCTGCGGCTCGGACATGCACTACTACGAAACCGGCCGCATCGCCTCGCGCCGCGTGCAGTTTCCCTTTGTCCTGGGCCACGAGTGCTCCGGTGTGGTCATGGCCACCGGTGCCGCCGTGCAGCGCGTCAAACTCGGCGATGAAGTGGCGGTGGACCCCGCCATGAGCTGCGGCCAGTGCGACCAGTGCCGCGCCGGACGCCCGCACACCTGCCGCCAGTTGCGTTTTCTGGGCTGCCCCGGCGAAGCGCCGGGTTGCCTCAGTGAATTCATCGTCATGCCCGAAAGCAGCCTGTACCGCACCTACCGCCGCCTGAATCTCACCCAGGCCGCCCTCTGTGAACCCCTGTCCATTGCCGTGTACGCCGTCCGCCTCGCCCGCCTGCAACCCGGCATGACCGCGGGCATCCTCGGCGCCGGCCCCATTGGTCTCTGTGTCATGCTCGCCGCGCGCCACGCTGGCGCCGCCGGCATCTGGATGACCGACCGCCTGGATTATCGCGTGGCTTTTGCCCACCAGCACGGCGCCACCTGGGCCGGCAATCCGGACCGCGAAGATGTGGTGAGCCACATTCTCCATTCGCAGCCCGCAGGGTTGGACGTGGTTTTCGAGTGTGCTGGTCAGCAGGCCGCGCTCGACCAGGCCGTGGAGCTGCTCAAACCCGGCGGCACGCTGGCCATTGTGGGCATCCCCCGCGAAGACCGTGTCTCCTTTCACATTGACTCCCTCCGCCGCAAGGAAATCACCCTCGTCAACGTCCGCCGCCAAAACCAGTGCGTGCAGGCGGCCCTGGACCTGGTGGCCGCCGGCGCGGTGAACCCGGATTTCCTGGTGACCCACACCTTCGGCCCGGAAAAAGGCGCCGCCGCCTTTGCCATGGTGGCCGATTACCGCGACGGCGTCATCAAGGCGATGATTGAGTTTTAA
- a CDS encoding cation:proton antiporter, producing MNPAAIESHLRLVLGQWVIIIACAYIFGRLGRRFLNQPLAVGEIFAGILLGPSFFGAFWPEYFQQIFPASAAQSMQLLGKLGLILLLFQVGMEFEFSHLRSRTRTVTAVAVTGLVVPMLGALLIGPWLHRTFAAEVSYFGFQLFICVAMAITALPIMGRILLEMKLEKHPLSVLAISAGAIDDVVGWVLLAVITALATAGFYWGSLAKQVVSLLVFYFVVVYGIGPALRWWWRRLQAGPNPQGPAIPTAYLAVLLMVLFACCITTNSLGVFSIFGAFLLGVSLHQEHALVKAWREKFSDFVLVALVPIFFTNTGLRTHIGSLDGLTAWLGCAVVVAVAVAGKLGGCFAGARMTGLPVRDSAFVATLMNTRALMGLVAINVGADLGLLPPQLFTMFVIMALVTTAMAGPLLHLWRPRPHDHPATAPAGAQGMAPKAAVNP from the coding sequence ATGAATCCGGCTGCCATCGAAAGCCATCTCCGGCTGGTGCTCGGGCAATGGGTAATCATCATTGCCTGCGCCTATATTTTTGGCCGGCTGGGGCGGCGGTTTCTCAACCAGCCGCTGGCTGTGGGTGAGATTTTTGCCGGCATCCTGCTGGGCCCTTCCTTTTTTGGCGCTTTCTGGCCCGAGTATTTCCAACAAATTTTTCCCGCCAGCGCCGCCCAATCCATGCAATTGCTGGGCAAGCTTGGATTAATCCTCCTGTTGTTTCAGGTGGGCATGGAGTTCGAGTTCAGCCACCTGCGCAGCCGCACCCGCACCGTCACCGCCGTGGCCGTGACCGGCCTGGTGGTGCCCATGCTTGGCGCCCTGCTCATCGGCCCGTGGCTCCACCGCACTTTTGCGGCGGAGGTCTCCTATTTTGGTTTCCAACTGTTCATTTGTGTGGCCATGGCCATCACCGCCCTGCCAATCATGGGCCGCATCCTGCTGGAGATGAAACTGGAAAAACATCCACTCTCCGTCCTGGCCATCAGCGCCGGCGCCATTGATGATGTGGTGGGCTGGGTGCTGCTGGCCGTCATCACCGCCCTGGCCACCGCCGGTTTTTACTGGGGTTCCCTGGCCAAACAAGTGGTCAGCCTGTTGGTGTTTTATTTTGTCGTGGTGTACGGCATCGGCCCCGCCTTGCGCTGGTGGTGGAGGCGCCTCCAGGCTGGACCAAACCCCCAAGGCCCGGCCATCCCCACCGCCTACCTGGCGGTGCTGTTGATGGTCTTGTTTGCCTGCTGCATCACCACCAACTCCCTCGGCGTGTTCTCCATCTTCGGCGCCTTTCTGCTGGGGGTTTCGCTCCATCAGGAACACGCCCTGGTCAAGGCCTGGCGCGAAAAGTTCTCGGACTTCGTCCTCGTGGCCCTGGTCCCCATCTTCTTCACCAACACCGGCCTGCGCACTCACATCGGCTCGCTGGACGGCCTGACGGCCTGGCTGGGCTGCGCCGTCGTCGTGGCGGTGGCCGTGGCGGGCAAACTTGGCGGCTGTTTCGCGGGCGCGCGCATGACCGGCCTGCCGGTGCGTGATTCGGCCTTCGTGGCCACCCTGATGAACACGCGCGCCCTCATGGGGCTGGTGGCCATCAACGTGGGCGCCGACCTGGGTCTGCTGCCGCCCCAGCTTTTCACCATGTTTGTCATCATGGCCCTGGTCACCACCGCCATGGCCGGTCCCCTGCTGCATCTGTGGCGACCCCGCCCTCACGACCACCCAGCCACCGCGCCGGCGGGCGCTCAAGGGATGGCTCCCAAGGCGGCAGTCAACCCCTAG
- a CDS encoding SDR family NAD(P)-dependent oxidoreductase, protein MADANTSRPSRVALVTGAAGGLGRALVEELLAQGWQVGAGWHQKPISQPHPALLPVPLDVTSAPSVQAAVQQLLDRWHRLDLLIHNAGLTRDSLIAQMQPADWEAVLAVNLKGAFLCARAALPVMQQQRSGHIIHISSHAARAGTRGQANYAAAKAALLGLTLSLAREAAPYDVRVNAVLPGVLPTEMTRRLRPEQINALAEANLLRRLNDLAEVARFVVFLAGMKNVSGQIFQLDSRLNSWT, encoded by the coding sequence GTGGCGGATGCCAATACATCACGGCCCTCCCGCGTGGCGCTGGTCACCGGCGCCGCCGGCGGTCTGGGCCGCGCGCTGGTGGAGGAGCTCCTGGCGCAGGGCTGGCAGGTGGGCGCCGGCTGGCATCAAAAACCCATCTCCCAGCCCCACCCTGCCCTGCTGCCCGTGCCGCTGGACGTAACCTCCGCGCCCAGTGTCCAGGCCGCCGTGCAACAGCTCCTGGACCGCTGGCACCGCCTCGATTTGCTCATCCACAACGCCGGCCTCACCCGCGACTCGCTCATCGCCCAAATGCAGCCCGCCGACTGGGAGGCCGTGCTGGCGGTGAATCTGAAAGGCGCGTTTTTATGCGCCCGGGCCGCCCTGCCGGTGATGCAGCAACAGCGCTCCGGCCACATCATTCATATCAGCAGCCACGCCGCCCGCGCCGGCACGCGCGGCCAGGCCAACTACGCCGCCGCCAAGGCCGCGTTGCTGGGCCTTACCCTGAGCCTTGCCCGCGAAGCCGCCCCCTACGACGTGCGCGTCAACGCCGTCCTGCCCGGCGTCCTGCCCACCGAAATGACCCGGCGCCTGCGCCCGGAACAAATCAACGCGCTGGCCGAGGCCAACCTGCTCCGCCGCCTCAATGATTTGGCCGAGGTGGCGCGCTTTGTGGTTTTCCTGGCCGGCATGAAAAACGTCTCCGGCCAAATCTTTCAACTGGACAGCCGGTTGAATTCGTGGACTTGA